In Chanodichthys erythropterus isolate Z2021 chromosome 11, ASM2448905v1, whole genome shotgun sequence, a single window of DNA contains:
- the prox3 gene encoding prospero homeobox 3: MDSPSDRFHQQPSQMCPFELYHSLPDSNPSSHRFSPSSLSSHPLFSPLMHPNSASQRWGSFRQRQGLFPGLLVDDDISEEDVFGKREFALGATPSSQRCHGERGQSSGPEPGNWGQDFGRTKRPRMDSAARNEEETGREGKRGRKSRALVRMGERKGSEQGNRRESREGRKRQRQELKLQLEETRGKLLELQRKVWRVYGGQADDEKGGEEEQENGAINLDEVAEMFSDSDDPLVSNGFSPPRCSSKKNNETNGNGSAEMFPETAVDLDLELNGDQVWLGCSLVRGEWESAEGGQKFAQALKQELANVVAQVIDRVVRLYAETDPSTVTSANVPQETSMTLDLNSDRRLRPQAVEQVEALPLVTKSPQDKKASIAQNVHKDLLLPQANPSLPPLPQPPLPALLPPRSKDHFLPSYPSDNPVALPLLHYTMQNLFARSLSSLPLHKDCLSESFMDFRSHNSAFPPLPLLGQLDPSPSDRAREGGMRGGGAGMVDGGDAALYLAAGSSQEGLSPCHLKKAKLMFFYTRYPSSSTLKTYFPDVKFNRCVTSQLIKWFSNFREFFYIQMERFARQAAREGLTSARERSLRLGRDTELYRILNMHYNKSNDYQVPERFVEVSEVALREFFTAIQSGRDADPCWKKAIYKIICKLDSPVPDSFRLPGCPTDTYRMG, from the exons ATGGATTCCCCTTCGGATCGATTTCATCAGCAGCCTTCTCAGATGTGTCCCTTCGAACTGTATCACAGCCTGCCAGATTCCAACCCCTCAAGCCACCGATTTTCCCCTAGCAGCCTGTCTTCCCACCCGCTCTTTTCCCCTCTCATGCACCCCAACAGTGCGTCCCAAAGGTGGGGTAGTTTCCGTCAGCGTCAGGGCTTGTTCCCTGGGCTCCTGGTAGATGATGATATAAGTGAGGAGGATGTGTTTGGGAAGAGGGAGTTTGCTCTTGGGGCTACCCCATCATCTCAGCGCTGTCATGGAGAACGGGGACAAAGCTCGGGTCCCGAACCCGGCAACTGGGGACAGGATTTTGGGAGAACTAAGAGACCCAGGATGGACTCCGCAGCTAGAAACGAAGAAGAAACTGGTAGAGAAGGCAAGAGAGGGAGGAAGAGTAGAGCTTTGGTTAGAATGGGCGAAAGGAAGGGATCAGAACAAGGGAACAGGAGGGAAAGCAGGGAAGGCAGGAAACGACAGCGACAAGAACTGAAGCTTCAGTTGGAGGAAACCAGAGGGAAACTTCTAGAACTCCAACGCAAGGTGTGGAGAGTGTACGGAGGGCAGGCGGACGACGAGAAAGGAGGCGAAGAGGAGCAAGAGAATGGCGCGATCAATCTCGACGAGGTTGCGGAGATGTTTTCCGACAGCGACGATCCACTCGTCAGCAACGGATTTTCTCCTCCGCGCTGTTCGTCTAAGAAAAACAATGAAACCAATGGGAATGGCAGTGCTGAGATGTTTCCAGAGACCGCCGTGGACCTGGACTTGGAGTTAAATGGTGATCAAGTGTGGCTGGGCTGCAGTTTGGTCAGAGGTGAGTGGGAGAGCGCAGAAGGAGGGCAGAAGTTTGCTCAAGCTCTAAAGCAGGAGCTTGCAAATGTCGTGGCTCAAGTTATCGACAGAGTTGTCCGTCTCTATGCTGAAACCGACCCCTCGACAGTCACATCTGCCAATGTTCCCCAAGAAACCAGCATGACGTTGGATCTAAACTCAGACAGGAGGCTGAGACCTCAGGCGGTAGAGCAGGTGGAAGCTTTGCCACTAGTCACAAAGAGTCCTCAAGACAAGAAGGCCTCTATCGCTCAAAATGTACACAAAGACCTCCTCCTCCCTCAAGCCAATCCCAGCCTCCCTCCGCTACCCCAGCCCCCTCTCCCGGCACTTTTACCTCCCAGGAGCAAAGACCACTTCCTGCCCTCCTATCCCTCAGACAACCCCGTTGCCTTACCCCTTCTTCACTACACCATGCAGAATCTCTTTGCCCGCTCCCTTTCCAGTTTGCCTCTTCATAAGGACTGCCTGTCTGAATCTTTTATGGACTTCCGTTCACACAACTCTGCGTTCCCACCCCTCCCATTGTTGGGGCAGCTAGACCCCTCTCCATCGGATAGAGCGAGAGAAGGAGGGATGAGGGGAGGCGGAGCAGGAATGGTGGATGGAGGAGATGCAGCACTCTATCTTGCCGCTGGGTCA TCTCAGGAAGGTCTCTCTCCGTGCCACCTGAAGAAAGCCAAACTCATGTTCTTCTACACACGCTACCCCAGTTCCAGCACACTAAAGACATATTTCCCTGACGTCAAA TTCAATCGCTGTGTCacttcacagctgattaagtgGTTCAGTAACTTCCGGGAGTTCTTCTATATCCAGATGGAGCGCTTTGCCCGCCAGGCAGCCAGAGAGGGGCTTACATCTGCCAGGGAAAGATCACTCCGCCTGGGCAGAGACACTGAGCTTTACCGCATTCTCAACATGCACTACAATAAGAGCAATGATTACCAG GTTCCAGAGAGGTTTGTGGAGGTATCTGAGGTAGCCCTAAGGGAGTTTTTCACTGCCATACAGAGTGGTCGGGATGCTGATCCGTGCTGG